One window from the genome of Paramisgurnus dabryanus chromosome 20, PD_genome_1.1, whole genome shotgun sequence encodes:
- the tp53bp2a gene encoding apoptosis-stimulating of p53 protein 2a, with protein sequence MMPMFLTVYLSNNDQHFTEVPITPETVCRDVIELCKEPGEFNCYLAELWRGSERPISESEKMMNLLQQWGQKSDVRFFLRHGRTPNQGSRGLNQKQNIVKRPTDRQTENGVNTPWMDMTVAELQEMAARQQHQIDTQKNLLSSKEQRLHFLKQQDNRQQQVSSEKRKLQSLRDTMEKQEAQLKTVRALKGQVEQKRLSNGKLVEEIEKMNSLLLQKQRELVVAVSKAEELSKQLETLKNGCIDVVNNKHNSVAELDRLYRELQLRNNINQDQNTKLQQHRENLNIKNQEVADMDKRVNELRDRLWKKKAALQQKENLPQVPSDGQMIQQTGLSRVAAVGPYIQSSVMPRGSFNQDPLKPTYPEGTAIAPHDRSTPPITGNLTSKLPQWSSANAQPGSNLGSFTLPRMTTQTSEDQGNPGASNHDRKVRPVSMFESTEPLTNSLHKKQNSVDLVKDQIAVKNTVKVPPPVPSKPKQSNLFGTFPGKSTSSTQHSHTGSLCGLPQGNTLPPPSKQEPPLAATVHPFTPEPPGAKDLHKPQTVTTSSIYSMYTQQNAQGAINRAQNRNNFISVYGKPVTPAGQQPQNPQQLDNPYLDVVSGPEAEIEHSTGVSTSENQETERIPRPLSPTKLLPFISNPYRHQSDIDLEALRKKLCNAPRPLKKRSSITEPEGPSGPNIQKLLYQKTTLAAMETTVTTSGEEQKVAATEPHSSDEVSLVKPDRPLSDSMVSMAIKETKEEDNFPPPPSHPAPIPDISMLPSPPQAPSPPPPPPPENFLEDFPPYPPPPYPSGAEQDTPEDMFSMKPPEITGQVPLPPGKRTNLRKTGSERIDHGMRVRFNPLALLLDSSLEGEVDLVQRIIYEVENASQPNDEGITALHNAVCAGHTEIVKFLVQFGVNVNAADSDGWTPLHCAASCNNVQVCKFLVESGAAVFAMTYSDMQTAADKCEEMEEGYAQCSQFLYGVQEKMGIMNRGVVYGLWDYESDEDDELSFREGDCMTVVSRDDEEETDWWWASMGDREGYIPRNLLGLYPRIKPRQRRLA encoded by the exons atGATGCCG ATGTTCCTGACCGTGTACCTTAGTAACAATGACCAGCATTTTACAGAAGTTCCCATCACCCCTGAAACGGTCTGTCGTGATGTCATTGAACTGTGCAAGGAACCAGGCGAATTCAACTGCTACCTTGCTGAACTGTGGCGAGGCTCAG aGCGACCTATAAGTGAGAGTGAGAAGATGATGAATCTGTTGCAGCAGTGGGGACAGAAGTCTGACGTGCGATTCTTTCTACGGCACGGTAGAACACCCAATCAAG GCTCCAGAGGCTTAAATCAAAAACAGAACATTGTGAAAAGAcccacagacagacagacagaaaatggG GTAAACACCCCATGGATGGACATGACTGTAGCAGAGCTCCAAGAAATGGCTGCCAGACAACAACACCAAATTGACACTCAAAAAAATCTCTTGTCCTCTAag GAGCAGCGATTGCATTTTCTGAAGCAACAGGATAACAGGCAGCAACAGGTTTCCTCTGAAAAGCGTAAGCTTCAATCTCTGAGAGACACGATGGAGAAACAGGAGGCGCAGCTGAAAACCGTACGTGCACTAAAGGGACAGGTTGAACAGAAACGACTCAGCAATGGAAAACTTG TGGAGGAGATTGAGAAGATGAACAGTCTGCTGCTTCAGAAACAAAGAGAGTTGGTGGTAGCTGTGTCCAAAGCAGAAGAACTGAGCAAACAGCTCGAGACGCTGAAAAATGGATGTATAGATGTGGTTAATAATAAACACAACTCTGTGGCCGAGCTGGACCGGCTCTACAGGGAACTACAg CTGAGAAACAATATCAACCAGGATCAGAATACTAAACTACAGCAGCACAGAGAAAACCTGAATATAAAGAATCAAGAGGTGGCCGACATGGACAAACGAGTAAATGAACTGCGCGATCGCTTGTGGAAGAAGAAGGCTGCCTTACAACAGAAAGAAAATCTTCCT CAGGTGCCTTCAGATGGCCAGATGATTCAACAAACAGGATTGTCTCGTGTGGCTGCAGTTGGTCCTTATATTCAATCTTCTGTGATGCCCAGAGGCTCATTTAACCAGGACCCACTTAAACCCACTTACCCAGAAGGCACAGCAATTGCACCACATGACAGGAGCACTCCTCCAATTACAG GCAATTTGACATCAAAGTTGCCACAATGGAGTTCAGCCAATGCACAGCCTGGCAGCAATCTCGGGTCGTTTACACTACCACGCATGACGACCCAGACTTCTGAAGATCAAG GTAACCCAGGTGCATCTAACCATGACCGCAAAGTGCGCCCGGTTTCAATGTTTGAGTCCACTGAACCACTTACCAATTCTTTGCATAAGAAACAAAACAGTGTTGACCTTGTGAAAGATCAG ATTGCTGTCAAGAACACGGTTAAAGTTCCGCCTCCAGTTCCAAGTAAACCTAAACAGTCCAATCTGTTTGGGACCTTCCCTGGGAAGAGTACATCATCCACTCAGCACAGTCACACTGGTTCCCTTTGTGGCCTTCCTCAAGGAAACACTTTACCCCCTCCTTCCAAACAAGAGCCCCCCCTAGCTGCCACGGTACACCCCTTCACCCCCGAACCCCCTGGAGCAAAAGACTTACACAAACCCCAAACAGTGACCACCAGTTCTATCTACTCCATGTACACGCAGCAGAACGCACAAGGAGCGATAAACAGAGCCCAGAACCGCAACAACTTTATCAGTG ttTATGGAAAGCCAGTAACTCCAGCAGGCCAGCAACCTCAAAACCCTCAGCAGCTTGACAACCCGTACCTGGATGTGGTCAGTGGCCCAGAAGCAGAAATCGAACACAGTACAGGAGTTTCTACTTCAGAAAACCAAGAGACAGAACGCATTCCTAGACCTCTAAGTCCCACCAAACTGTTGCCCTTTATTTCAAATCCATACCGCCACCAAAGTGACATTGATTTAGAGGCTCTAAGGAAGAAACTCTGTAATGCGCCGAGGCCACTCAAGAAACGTAGCTCCATAACAGAGCCTGAGGGCCCTAGTGGTCCCAATATCCAGAAACTTTTGTACCAGAAAACCACTCTGGCCGCTATGGAGACCACAGTGACGACTTCTGGAGAAGAGCAGAAAGTGGCGGCAACAGAACCTCATTCGTCTGATGAGGTTTCCCTTGTTAAACCAGATCGGCCGCTCTCTGATTCAATGGTGTCTATGGCCATAAAAGAAACGAAAGAAGAAGACAACTTTCCTCCACCACCTTCACACCCAGCCCCAATACCTGACATTTCAATGTTACCTTCACCTCCCCAGGCACCTAGCCCCCCTCCTCCACCACCCCCAGAGAACTTCCTAGAAGACTTTCCTCCATATCCTCCACCTCCTTATCCCAGTGGTGCAGAGCAGGACACTCCAGAAGACATGTTCAGCATGAAGCCACCAGAAATTACTGGGCAGGTTCCTTTGCCACCT GGTAAAAGGACAAATCTGCGAAAAACTGGATCGGAGCGCATTGACCATGGCATGCGAGTGCGGTTCAACCCTTTGGCACTGTTACTTGACTCATCTCTGGAGGGAGAGGTTGATCTGGTGCAGAGAATCATTTACGagg TTGAGAATGCGAGTCAGCCTAACGATGAGGGCATCACAGCGCTGCATAATGCAGTATGTGCAGGTCATACAGAAATTGTTAAATTCTTGGTGCAATTTGGAGTCAATGTCAATGCAGCTGACAGCGACGGTTG GACCCCTCTGCACTGTGCAGCCTCCTGTAATAACGTGCAGGTGTGTAAATTCCTGGTGGAGTCTGGGGCAGCTGTGTTTGCTATGACCTACAGCGATATGCAGACAGCAGCTGATAAATGTGAAGAGATGGAGGAAGGCTACGCCCAGTGCTCTCAGTTTCTCTATG GTGTCCAGGAAAAGATGGGCATCATGAACAGAGGGGTGGTGTATGGTCTGTGGGACTATGAGAGTGACGAGGATGACGAACTGTCATTCAGAGAGGGTGACTGCATGACTGTGGTCTCCAGAGATGATGAGGAGGAGACTGATTGGTGGTGGGCATCCATGGGCGACAGAGAAGGATACATACCAAGGAATCTGCTGGGG TTGTATCCAAGAATTAAACCCCGTCAAAGAAGGCTGGCTTAA
- the LOC135732488 gene encoding glutathione S-transferase 3-like yields MSGKIVLYYFNGRGKMESIRWLLAAAGAEFEEVFITKKEDYDKLVNDGSLMFQQVPLVEMDGMQLVQTKAILNYIAGKYNLYGKDLKERAMIDMYVEGITEVGDTILSLPFLPPDNKKKQLEKIESKAKERLLTLFEKILANSQFLVGNQLSRADVLLLEVTLLLQESFPTILSSYPKIQEFQGRIKALPTINKFLQPGSARKPPPDEVYVKTVMEVLAHLFK; encoded by the exons ATGTCTGGAAAGATTGTGTTGTATTACTTCAATGGAAGAGGGAAAATGGAGTCAATCCGATGGCTCTTGGCTGCAGCTGGAGCTGAG ttTGAGGAGGTGTTTATAACCAAAAAGGAAGATTATGATAAGCTGGTCAATG ACGGATCCCTGATGTTTCAGCAGGTACCTTTGGTTGAAATGGATGGAATGCAGCTTGTGCAGACAAAAGCGATCTTAAACTACATTGCTGGAAAATACAACCTCTATGGAAAGGACCTCAAAGAGCGGGCAAT GATTGACATGTACGTTGAAGGAATCACTGAGGTAGGAGATACGATTTTATCGCTGCCTTTCTTACCACCTGACAACAAGAAGAAACAGCTGGAGAAAATAGAGAGCAAAGCAAAAGAACGTTTGCTTACATTGTTTGAAAAG ATTCTCGCGAACAGTCAGTTCCTTGTTGGAAACCAGTTAAGCCGTGCCGATGTTCTTCTCCTTGAGGTCACTCTACTGCTGCAGGAATCTTTCCCTACAATACTTTCATCCTATCCCAAAATACAG gaaTTCCAGGGCAGAATAAAAGCCTTACCCACAATCAACAAGTTCCTCCAGCCTGGCAGTGCAAGGAAGCCGCCACCTGATGAGGTCTATGTGAAAACCGTCATGGAGGTGTTAGCCCACCTTTTTAAGTAG
- the polh gene encoding DNA polymerase eta has translation MDFGKERVVALVDMDCFYVQVEQRINPELKNKPCVVAQYKTWKGGGIIAVSYEARAHGVTRNMWADDAKKLCPDLQVARVRESHGKADLTHYREASVEVIEVMSRFAVIERASIDEAYMDLTASVQQRLKDMTALEIKPHHLKSTYVQGFPQNTDQEAHAVLDKDEQRARGLKQWLDPLLSCPQANCAELNLAVGAILVEEMRSAVEEHTGFRCSAGISHNKVLAKLACGLNKPNRQTVLPLGSVPELFSSLPIGKIRNLGGKLGTSITETLGVENMGELTQFTKVQLEQLFGEKTGPWLYDLCRGIEFEPVKPRQLPKSIGCSKNFPGKTCLATKEQVQHWLHQLALELEERLNKDREMNGRVAKQLTVGVRIAGDKRPNSFSRCCALARYDAAKITVDSLAIIKSLNTAGNHQEAWSPALTCLHLSASKFSDAPSVSSGAITSFLCSDAPSSQSLLASTQIPIVAKTQPAPKVPGAIQSLFNKAAKKKKSQVEETCTEEPTFLSPTPVENISTATPKKSTGGSITGISSFFQKKSLEKSLEVTHSLSNDKSLISTKNRTDSGQVETTEQSFRSETSVSLSDPLNYPSCSADTTVSSEDLHTCERCGQKVLVWDVPEHTDYHFALDLQKSLSASSSTSGDGHITARTPQTSRGKSRPKIQSGPVAKRAKAQGATATLDSFFKKT, from the exons ATGGATTTCGGAAAGGAGAGGGTGGTCGCGCTGGTGGACATGGATTGCTTTTATGTGCAAGTGGAGCAGCGAATTAATCCCGAACTAAAGAATAAACCCTGCGTTGTAGCTCAATACAAAACATGGAAAGGAGGGGG TATTATTGCAGTGAGTTATGAAGCCAGGGCACATGGAGTCACCAGGAACATGTGGGCGGATGATGCCAAGAAGCTGTGCCCTGATCTGCAAGTCGCACGGGTCAGAGAGTCACATGGCAAGGCTGATCTTACCCA TTATAGGGAGGCCAGTGTGGAGGTGATCGAGGTGATGTCACGCTTTGCTGTCATTGAGAGAGCGAGTATTGATGAGGCGTACATGGACCTCACTGCAAGTGTTCAGCAGAGGCTTAAGGACATGACTGCCTTGGAGATTAAACCCCATCATCTGAAAAGCACCTACGTACAAGGCTTTCCACAAAACACTGACCAGGAGGCACATGCAGTGCTAGATAAAG ATGAACAGCGGGCCAGAGGACTGAAGCAGTGGCTGGACCCTCTGCTCTCCTGTCCCCAAGCTAACTGCGCAGAGCTGAATTTGGCAGTGGGGGCTATTTTAGTGGAAGAGATGAGGAGTGCAGTGGAGGAGCACACTGGATTCCGCTGCTCTGCTGGAATCTCACACAATAAG gTGTTGGCCAAACTCGCATGTGGTTTAAATAAGCCCAATCGCCAAACGGTTTTGCCACTAGGATCTGTACCCGAACTTTTCAGCTCGCTTCCCATTGGTAAAAT CCGAAATCTAGGAGGAAAGCTGGGGACATCCATTACAGAGACACTGGGGGTAGAAAACATGGGAGAGCTCACTCAGTTCACCAAAGTCCAACTGGAACAGCTTTTTGGAGAAAAGACCGG GCCGTGGCTGTATGACTTGTGCAGAGGAATAGAATTCGAGCCTGTGAAACCTCGACAGCTCCCCAAATCCATTGGCTGCAGTAAGAACTTTCCTGGAAAAACATGTTTGGCTACAAAAGAACAG GTGCAACATTGGCTTCATCAGTTGGCCCTTGAATTAGAGGAAagactgaacaaagacagaGAAATG AATGGAAGAGTGGCCAAACAGCTGACTGTGGGCGTCCGGATAGCTGGAGATAAGAGACCCAACAGTTTTTCTCGCTGCTGTGCCCTAGCAAGATATGATGCTGCAAAAATCACTGTGGATAGCTTAGCCATCATCAAGAGTCTTAATACGGCAGGAAATCACCAGGAAGCATG GTCACCTGCCTTGACTTGTCTTCATCTGTCAGCGAGTAAGTTTAGTGATGCACCATCAGTCTCATCAGGAGCTATAACAAGCTTTCTGTGCAGTGATGCACCTTCATCACAATCACTTCTGGCCTCCACACAGATCCCTATTGTGGCCAAAACACAGCCAGCCCCCAAAGTCCCAGGGGCCATCCAGTCTCTGTTTAACAAAGctgctaaaaagaaaaaaagccAAGTGGAGGAAACTTGTACAGAAGAACCTACATTTTTGTCACCCACGCCTGTGGAGAACATATCCACAGCTACTCCTAAAAAAAGCACAGGAGGATCCATTACTGGTATCTCATCCTTCTTCCAAAAAAAGAGCTTGGAGAAAAGTCTTGAGgtcacacactctctctctaaTGACAAGAGTTTAATATCGACTAAAAATAGGACAGACTCTGGTCAGGTTGAGACAACTGAACAAAGCTTCCGCAGTGAAACtagtgtctctctctctgatcCGTTAAATTACCCATCATGCAGTGCAGACACCACTGTATCCAGCGAGGACCTTCACACATGTGAGCGTTGTGGACAGAAGGTGTTGGTCTGGGACGTACCCGAGCACACAGACTACCATTTTGCTCTGGACTTGCAGAAATCACTCTCTGCATCTTCCTCAACCTCCGGTGATGGCCACATTACAGCCAGAACACCTCAGACATCACGTGGAAAGAGCAGACCAAAGATTCAAAGCGGACCTGTGGCCAAAAGAGCCAAAGCTCAGGGAGCCACTGCCACACTGGATTCCTTTTTTAAAAAGACATAA